In Gadus chalcogrammus isolate NIFS_2021 chromosome 11, NIFS_Gcha_1.0, whole genome shotgun sequence, a single window of DNA contains:
- the LOC130392210 gene encoding farnesyl pyrophosphate synthase-like, whose protein sequence is MDKGTSNGTQSKKALLSDPQLFDTQFDELVTELTERDIADPALTDALNRLREVLLYNAPGGKKNRGLSVIGSLRELVPPTKLTQDAVQRALLVGWCIELLQAFFLVADDIMDASVTRRGQPCWYKKEGVGLEAINDSFLLEAAIYRLLRRHCREQPYYLHLLELFMETSFQTELGQALDLMTAPPGQINLSRFTMERYKAIVKYKTAFYSFYLPVAAAMYMAGINSEVEHNNAKHILLEMGEFFQIQDDYLDCYGDPAVTGKIGTDIQDNKCSWLVVTALGVMTPEQRAELEACYARHDEASVQRVKALYSTLQMEDLYHRHEEDSYRRLQELIARHAQNLPHSVFLNFAKKIYKRNK, encoded by the exons ATG GATAAAGGCACTAGTAACGGGACGCAGAGTAAGAAGGCGCTGCTGTCGGACCCCCAGCTCTTTGACACCCAGTTTGATGAGCTGGTGACAGAGCTTACTGAGAGGGACATCGCTGACCCCGCACTCACCGATGCACTCAACAGGTTAAGAGAG GTTTTGCTGTACAATGCTCCAGGAGGAAAAAAGAACCGAGGgctgtctgtgattggttcattACGTGAGCTTGTCCCGCCCACTAAGCTGACCCAGGATGCAGTCCAGCGGGCGTTGCTGGTTGGCTGGTGCATTGAACTT CTTCAGGCTTTTTTCCTGGTGGCTGATGATATCATGGATGCCTCTGTGACACGGAGGGGACAGCCTTGCTGGTACAAGAAG GAGGGAGTAGGTCTGGAGGCCATCAATGACTCATTCCTCTTGGAAGCGGCCATCTACAGACTTCTGCGGAGACACTGCAGAGAGCAGCCCTACTATCTGCACCTGCTTGAGCTTTTCATGGAG ACATCCTTCCAGACGGAGCTGGGCCAAGCTCTGGACCTCATGACGGCCCCCCCTGGTCAGATCAACCTCAGCAGGTTCACcatggagag GTACAAGGCTATTGTAAAGTACAAGACCGCTTTTTACTCATTTTACCTCCCAGTGGCAGCAGCTATGTACATG GCTGGAATCAACAGTGAAGTGGAACACAATAACGCAAAGCACATCTTGTTAGAAATGGGAGAATTCTTTCAGATACAG GACGACTATCTGGACTGTTATGGCGACCCCGCTGTCACAGGGAAGATCGGCACAGACATCCAAGACAACAAGTGCAGCTGGTTAGTCGTCACCGCCCTCGGGGTCATGACCCCGGAGCAGAGGGCTGAGTTGGAG GCTTGTTATGCACGCCACGACGAGGCAAGTGTGCAAAGGGTCAAGGCTCTGTACAGCACGCTGCAGATGGAAGATCTGTACCACCGTCATGAGGAGGACAGCTACCGACGGCTGCAGGAGCTCATTGCACGCCACGCACAGAATCTCCCACATTCAGTGTTCCTCAATTTTGCCAAGAAAATCTACAAAAGAAACAAATAA